Proteins encoded by one window of Mus musculus strain C57BL/6J chromosome 10, GRCm38.p6 C57BL/6J:
- the Gm48175 gene encoding ATP synthase subunit ATP5MPL, mitochondrial-like, whose protein sequence is MLQGLVKTVWVPMKPSCTQVYQEIWVEMGSVTFIPYSIRSADKRSKVLEGSSPAAALGHHYF, encoded by the coding sequence ATGCTTCAAGGGCTTGTTAAGACTGTGTGGGTCCCCATGAAACCCTCCTGTACCCAGGTTTACCAGGAAATCTGGGTAGAAATGGGGTCAGTGACCTTCATCCCTTATTCAATCAGGAGTGCTGATAAAAGAAGTAAAGTGCTGGAAGGCTCCAGTCCTGCAGCTGCCCTGGGCCATCACTACTTCTGA